A window of Tursiops truncatus isolate mTurTru1 chromosome 8, mTurTru1.mat.Y, whole genome shotgun sequence contains these coding sequences:
- the RBM14 gene encoding RNA-binding protein 14 isoform X5, producing MKIFVGNVDGADTTPEELAALFAPYGTVMSCAVMKQFAFVHMRENAGALRAIEALHGHELRPGRALVVEMSRPRPLNTWKIFVGNVSAACTSQELRSLFERRGRVIECDVVKGMVPTGV from the coding sequence ATGAAGATATTCGTGGGAAACGTCGATGGGGCGGATACGACGCCGGAGGAGCTAGCAGCTCTCTTTGCGCCCTACGGCACGGTCATGAGCTGCGCCGTCATGAAACAGTTCGCCTTCGTGCACATGCGCGAGAACGCGGGCGCGCTGCGCGCCATCGAGGCCCTGCATGGCCACGAGCTGCGGCCGGGGCGCGCGCTCGTGGTGGAGATGTCGCGCCCACGGCCTCTTAACACTTGGAAGATATTCGTGGGCAATGTATCGGCTGCGTGCACGAGCCAGGAATTGCGCAGCCTCTTCGAGCGCCGCGGACGCGTCATCGAATGTGACGTGGTGAAAG